The following are from one region of the Pseudomonadota bacterium genome:
- the clpA gene encoding ATP-dependent Clp protease ATP-binding subunit ClpA, producing VTLEHLLVGLLDDEKVDDAIRACGGTPKRLRRELHAFLETSIPKLPEEIQDVQARQTLAVHRVLQRAAVHVVTSERDVISGVAVLVQIFNEEESQAVYLLRKEGLRKFDLKRYVSHGVRPDGLVESEGSPATTGDDGEEEGDSARDPLAAYTMDLIQLAEDGQIDPLIGRTNELERTVQVLCRRRKNNPLYVGESGVGKTAIAEGLAQAVHEGRTPEVLQGARIYSLDMGALLAGTKFRGQFEERLKGVIRRLTEHENAVLFIDEIHTIVGAGATSGGSMDASNILKPALASGKLRCVGSTTYEEYKHIERDRALARRFQKIEVKEPSIEDTIGILKGLRSRYEEHHELKYDDGAIEAAARLAAKHINDRFLPDKAIDVLDEAGTLDRLRPEAERTGRVTVSDIEAIVSKIARIPEKSVSTSDRERLKNLARDLRSVIFGQDKAIEQLASSIKLARSGLRDPDKPIGSFLFSGPTGVGKTELAKQLSLVLGVELLRYDMSEYSERHTVSRLIGAPPGYVGFDQGGLLTDAVRKHPYSVVVLDEIEKAHPDLFNILLQVMDHATLTDNNGRKADFRNVILILTTNAGAQDMAKNALGFGREPGEVDNSRARQAIERAFSPEFRNRLDAWVLFDGLPRQVILRVVDKELGLLQEQLDAKGVKVAPSDRAREWLATNGYDAAFGARPLARLIESRLKRPLAEALLFGALRAGGTARVDADGDELVLSYEHPEVPEPAEDTPCTETSSGGDPE from the coding sequence GTGCTGCAGCGCGCCGCCGTGCACGTTGTAACCTCCGAGCGGGATGTCATCAGCGGCGTCGCCGTGCTTGTTCAGATCTTCAACGAAGAGGAGTCCCAAGCGGTCTACTTGCTACGCAAGGAAGGTCTGCGCAAGTTCGACTTGAAGCGCTACGTGTCCCATGGCGTCCGGCCCGACGGTCTGGTTGAGAGCGAAGGCAGCCCGGCAACCACCGGCGACGACGGCGAGGAAGAGGGGGACTCCGCGCGCGATCCGCTGGCCGCCTACACCATGGACCTGATCCAGCTTGCCGAGGACGGCCAGATCGACCCGCTCATCGGACGCACAAACGAGCTCGAGCGGACGGTGCAGGTGTTGTGCCGCAGACGCAAGAACAATCCGCTGTATGTGGGTGAATCGGGTGTGGGCAAGACCGCGATCGCCGAGGGGCTCGCACAGGCCGTGCATGAAGGACGTACGCCCGAAGTGCTGCAGGGCGCGCGCATCTACTCGCTCGATATGGGTGCCCTGCTCGCCGGGACCAAATTCCGCGGCCAGTTCGAGGAACGGCTCAAGGGCGTGATCCGGCGACTTACGGAGCACGAGAACGCCGTGCTGTTCATCGACGAAATCCACACCATCGTAGGCGCCGGCGCGACTTCAGGCGGTTCGATGGATGCCTCCAACATACTCAAACCTGCGCTGGCTTCGGGCAAGCTGCGTTGCGTGGGCTCGACCACTTACGAAGAGTACAAGCACATCGAGCGCGATCGCGCCCTGGCGCGCCGCTTCCAGAAGATCGAAGTGAAGGAGCCCTCGATCGAAGACACGATCGGTATCCTCAAGGGACTGCGCAGCCGCTACGAGGAGCACCACGAGCTCAAGTACGACGACGGCGCGATCGAGGCAGCGGCAAGACTGGCGGCAAAGCACATCAACGATCGCTTTCTCCCGGACAAGGCCATCGACGTCCTGGATGAGGCCGGCACCCTGGATCGCCTGCGTCCGGAAGCGGAGCGCACCGGCCGGGTCACGGTCAGCGACATAGAGGCCATCGTCAGCAAGATCGCGAGGATCCCCGAAAAGAGCGTATCCACGTCGGATCGCGAGCGCCTGAAGAACTTGGCCCGGGATCTCAGGTCGGTGATCTTCGGGCAGGACAAGGCCATCGAGCAGCTCGCCTCGTCCATCAAGCTGGCGCGTTCGGGCCTGCGCGACCCCGACAAGCCCATCGGCTCGTTCTTGTTTTCTGGTCCCACCGGCGTGGGCAAGACCGAGCTCGCCAAGCAGCTTTCGCTGGTGCTCGGGGTCGAGCTGCTGCGCTACGACATGAGCGAGTACTCGGAGCGACACACGGTCTCGCGTCTCATCGGCGCGCCGCCGGGCTACGTGGGCTTCGATCAAGGGGGGTTGCTTACCGATGCCGTGCGCAAACATCCCTACTCCGTCGTCGTCTTGGACGAGATCGAAAAGGCCCACCCCGATCTGTTCAACATCCTGCTTCAGGTGATGGATCATGCCACGTTGACCGACAACAACGGGCGCAAGGCGGACTTCCGCAACGTCATTCTGATTCTGACGACCAACGCTGGAGCGCAAGACATGGCCAAGAACGCGCTTGGCTTTGGCCGCGAGCCGGGCGAGGTCGACAACAGCAGGGCGCGGCAGGCGATCGAGCGCGCGTTCTCGCCGGAGTTCCGCAACCGCTTGGACGCCTGGGTCTTGTTTGATGGGCTGCCCAGGCAAGTGATCTTGCGTGTCGTGGACAAAGAGCTCGGATTGCTGCAGGAGCAGCTCGATGCGAAGGGCGTCAAGGTGGCTCCGAGCGACCGTGCGCGCGAGTGGCTGGCAACCAACGGCTACGACGCGGCCTTTGGGGCACGGCCGCTGGCACGCCTGATCGAGAGCCGGCTCAAGCGGCCGCTTGCCGAGGCACTGCTTTTTGGAGCCCTGCGGGCAGGTGGCACGGCTCGTGTCGATGCGGACGGCGACGAGTTGGTCCTGAGCTACGAGCATCCAGAGGTGCCGGAACCTGCCGAAGACACTCCCTGTACCGAAACGAGCTCGGGTGGCGACCCGGAATAG